The Strix aluco isolate bStrAlu1 chromosome Z, bStrAlu1.hap1, whole genome shotgun sequence genome contains a region encoding:
- the ISCA1 gene encoding iron-sulfur cluster assembly 1 homolog, mitochondrial — MASSVVRATVRAVSKRKIQATRAALTLTPSAVQKIKQLLKDKPEHVGVKVGVRTRGCNGLSYTLEYTKSKGDSDEEVVQDGVRVFIEKKAQLTLLGTEMDYVEDKLSSEFVFNNPNIKGTCGCGESFNI, encoded by the exons ATGGCCTCGTCGGTGGTGAGGGCCACGGTGCGCGCCGTCAGCAAGCGGAAGATCCAGGCTACTCGCGCCGCCCTCACTCTG aCCCCATCAGCTGTTCAGAAGATAAAACAGCTTCTTAAAGATAAACCTGAGCAT gtaGGCGTGAAAGTAGGTGTGCGTACAAGAGGATGCAATGGACTTTCTTACACGTTAGAATATACAAAATCGAAAGGAGACTCTGATGAAGAAGTAGTTCAAGATG GGGTTAGAGTGTTTATTGAGAAGAAGGCACAGCTGACGCTTCTAGGAACTGAAATGGACTATGTAGAAGACAAACTGTCCAGTGAATTTGTCTTCAATAATCCAAACATCAAAGGAACATGTGGCTGTGGAGAAAGCTTTAACATCTGA